The following is a genomic window from Acidimicrobiales bacterium.
GGACCGCCTTGGCGTCGGCCTGGGCCGCCTGCAGCGCCGTCCGGGCGTCGGCCGGGGAGGTCGCGCCGGACAGCACGTTCTGGGCCAGCCCGCTCAGCTTTCCCTGGGCGTCAGCGAGCTTGGACTGCAGGTCCGCCAGCGCCGCGCTCGCCTGAGACGTGTCGGTGCCACGGGACTGGGCCGCGGTCAGCCGGGCCTCGATGGCGGGAACGCGGTCCCCGACCTTCCCCAGGGTGACCGAGAGGCGGTCGGCCCGCAGGACGACGGCCACCTCCTGCAGGGCCGTGTCGCTGCGGACACTCTTGACCTCGGCCTGCACCTCCGACCGTAGGGTCTTCAGGTCGCTGGCGGCGGCCACCTGCTTGCGGAGGTCGACCAGCTGCTGGCGCAGGCCCGAGAGCTGGCCCACCAGGCCGGCCAGGTTGGGGTCGTTCTCCGCCGGGCCGGTCGCCCGGTCGATCCGGGTCACCAGGGCGTCGATCCGCTTCTCGATGCGCGCCTTGGCCGCCGCCAGCGAGCTGGACGCCTTCTGCGCCGGCCGGGCGGCGGAGCCGCCGACGGCAGCGGTGGTGACGGCGGAGATCGGAACAGGGGCGGAGCTGGCCGAGGTGGCCCAGGCCGGCCCCGCCACCGCTGTGGCCCCGAGCCCGGCCGAGGCCAGGATGCCGCCGGCCAGCAGCCAGGACCGCCGTGAGGTGAGAGTCGGGAACGGCATGGGTGCTCCTGTCGGGTGGGGGTCTTCGTCCATCGTCAATGAGACAACCCATATGTGAGGAGGGTGTTAGGGCCGGATCAGGGCCTTGAGGGCCCCCATTAGGTTGAGCGGGCCATGACCTACGAGCTCGACGAGGACACCGCCCTCGAGCCGGCCGGGCCCGGCCGATGGCACGGTCGGGTGACCGGCCGCTGGGGGATCGGGGGAGGCCCGAACGGCGGTTACATCGCCGCCATCCTGGCCCGGGCCCTCGCGGCCGAGGCGGCACCGCCCCAGCCGCTCACCATGACGGTCCACTACGTCGAGCGCCCGGCCATCGGCCCGGTGGTGGCGGAGGTCGAGACCGTG
Proteins encoded in this region:
- a CDS encoding acyl-CoA thioesterase domain-containing protein; amino-acid sequence: MTYELDEDTALEPAGPGRWHGRVTGRWGIGGGPNGGYIAAILARALAAEAAPPQPLTMTVHYVERPAIGPVVAEVETVRVGRSHATLSARLVQERPVAVALATFGRPRGGPTGCGA